The proteins below come from a single Fusobacterium nucleatum genomic window:
- a CDS encoding MarR family winged helix-turn-helix transcriptional regulator, whose translation MTVNIQRVNDVLEEYYKLFYKTEDMALKRGIKALTHTELHIIESIGENTQLTMNELADRIGITMGTATVAISKLSDKGYIDRARSTTDRRKVFVSLTKKGVDALTYHNNYHKMIMASITESIADKDLEQFVKTFEVILESLRNKTDYFKPMTITDFKEGTKVSVVEIKGTPIVQNYFLNHNIENFSLLKILKSNDKSQFKIEKEDGEILTLDILDAKNLIGVKAD comes from the coding sequence ATGACAGTAAATATACAAAGAGTTAATGATGTTTTAGAGGAGTATTACAAATTATTTTATAAAACAGAAGATATGGCTTTAAAAAGAGGAATTAAGGCTCTAACACATACAGAATTACATATAATAGAATCAATAGGAGAAAATACTCAACTTACTATGAATGAACTTGCAGATAGAATAGGTATAACAATGGGAACAGCAACAGTTGCTATTTCAAAATTATCTGACAAAGGATATATAGATAGAGCGAGATCAACAACTGATAGAAGAAAAGTATTTGTTTCACTTACAAAAAAAGGTGTAGATGCTTTAACTTATCATAATAACTATCATAAAATGATTATGGCTTCTATCACTGAAAGCATAGCTGATAAAGATTTAGAACAATTTGTTAAAACTTTTGAAGTGATTTTAGAATCTTTAAGAAATAAAACAGACTATTTTAAACCTATGACTATAACAGATTTTAAAGAAGGAACAAAAGTTTCTGTTGTTGAAATAAAAGGAACACCTATTGTTCAAAATTATTTTTTAAATCATAATATAGAGAACTTTTCACTTTTAAAGATTTTAAAGTCTAATGATAAATCACAATTTAAAATAGAAAAAGAAGATGGAGAAATTTTAACACTTGATATTTTAGATGCAAAAAATTTAATAGGAGTAAAGGCTGATTAA
- a CDS encoding Rqc2 family fibronectin-binding protein, with protein MLYIDGISLSKIKEELKKILEGKRINRIFKNNEYTISIHFGKIELLLSCIPALSICYITKSKEQPILDIASSIISNLRKNLMNAMLTDIEQLGFDRILAFHFSRINELGEIKKYKIYFECIGKLSNVIFTDEENKILDTLKKFHISENFDRTLFIGETYTRPKFDKKIIPVNITENDFNRFLENKIPLANEIEGVGKFLNDIKSFKDFKNILNSDVKAKIYFKDKKIKLATVLDLDFKDYDEVKEFSSYDEMINFYIDYEHTTTSFMLLKNRLENLLEKKLKKLKKTLSLIKKDIEDSKTMNSIKEKGDILASVLYNVKRGMNSIKAYDFYNNKEVEIELDPLISPNENLDRVYRRYNKVKRGLTNAIRREKEIKEEIAYVESTLLFIENSTDVISLREIEEELVKLHYIKSLHNKKKTKLKKEVKYGLIEGENYLILYGRNNLENDNLTFKVSAKDDYWFHVKDIPSSHIILKTSKLTDELIVKSAQVSAYFSKSNLREKVTVDYTLRKNVSKPNGAKPGFVIYVSQKSVVVEKVELEKI; from the coding sequence ATGTTATATATAGATGGTATATCTCTTTCAAAAATAAAGGAAGAGTTAAAAAAGATTTTAGAAGGCAAAAGAATAAATAGAATATTTAAAAATAATGAGTATACAATTTCAATACATTTTGGGAAAATTGAACTCTTGCTTTCTTGTATACCAGCCTTATCAATTTGCTATATCACTAAAAGTAAAGAACAACCAATTTTAGATATAGCTTCATCAATAATTTCTAATTTAAGAAAAAATTTGATGAATGCTATGTTAACAGATATAGAACAGCTAGGGTTTGATAGAATCCTAGCTTTTCATTTTTCAAGAATAAATGAATTAGGTGAGATAAAAAAATACAAAATTTATTTTGAATGTATAGGAAAGTTATCTAATGTTATCTTTACAGATGAAGAAAATAAAATACTGGATACATTAAAGAAATTTCATATTTCAGAAAATTTTGATAGAACATTATTTATAGGTGAAACTTATACAAGACCTAAGTTTGATAAAAAAATAATACCTGTTAATATAACTGAAAATGACTTTAATAGATTTTTAGAAAATAAAATTCCTTTAGCAAATGAAATTGAAGGTGTAGGAAAATTTTTAAATGATATTAAATCTTTTAAAGATTTTAAAAATATTTTAAATAGTGATGTAAAGGCAAAGATTTATTTTAAAGATAAAAAAATAAAATTAGCAACAGTTTTAGATCTAGATTTTAAAGATTATGATGAAGTGAAAGAATTTTCTTCCTATGATGAAATGATTAATTTTTATATAGATTATGAGCATACTACAACAAGTTTTATGTTATTAAAAAATAGATTAGAAAATTTGCTTGAAAAGAAATTAAAGAAATTAAAGAAAACCTTATCTTTAATAAAAAAGGATATAGAAGATTCTAAAACTATGAATAGCATAAAAGAAAAGGGAGATATTTTAGCTTCTGTTTTATATAATGTAAAAAGAGGTATGAATAGTATAAAGGCATATGATTTTTATAATAATAAAGAAGTTGAAATTGAGCTTGACCCTTTAATAAGTCCAAATGAAAACTTAGATAGAGTCTATAGAAGATACAACAAGGTAAAAAGAGGACTTACAAATGCTATAAGGCGTGAAAAAGAAATAAAAGAAGAAATCGCTTATGTTGAAAGTACTTTACTTTTTATTGAAAATAGTACAGATGTAATTTCTTTAAGAGAGATTGAAGAAGAATTAGTAAAATTACATTATATTAAAAGTTTGCACAATAAAAAGAAAACTAAACTAAAAAAAGAAGTTAAATATGGACTAATTGAAGGAGAAAATTATTTAATCCTATATGGCAGAAACAATTTAGAAAATGATAATTTAACTTTTAAAGTTTCTGCAAAAGATGATTATTGGTTTCATGTAAAAGATATTCCAAGTTCTCATATTATTCTTAAAACTTCAAAATTAACAGATGAATTAATAGTTAAATCTGCTCAGGTATCAGCATATTTTTCTAAGTCTAACTTAAGAGAAAAAGTAACAGTTGACTATACTTTAAGAAAAAATGTATCTAAACCTAATGGAGCAAAACCAGGTTTCGTTATCTATGTAAGCCAAAAATCTGTTGTTGTAGAAAAAGTGGAATTGGAGAAAATATAA
- a CDS encoding sigma-54 interaction domain-containing protein → MKIDNNLKNIFDSLYDGILIIDKNGIVLYTNPSYTRITKINKEDIENKRLLDVRKDSHLTKVMKTGIKEIGQYRTINNIKYIVNMVPIIEEGKIVGGISVLNDMQDIQKNLDKTLAILDNLKEKVKILNKSKYNFDSIIAVDKNSIEIKNYSKKISLNDSNILITGESGTGKKIYAHAIHNRSNRASFPFISINCTTFSKENLEKELFGSEQDVFYDEKRRKIGLLQLVDGGTLFLDEISELDYSLQTKLLHVLQEKTLTQIGRLKEIPIDFRLICTTNKDLLELVNQGKFRKDLYYRISVIPLKLLPLKNRRGDIPALADKFLKDLSKKYRKEVSFSEDVIKLLSNYDWSGNIRELRNIVEFLFNTSDSTIITIEDLPDYLYISKENEHYKNLNDYLKECEKKYIKKILNNFDNSLEGKKQAAKLLEISLATLYNKLS, encoded by the coding sequence ATGAAAATTGATAATAATTTGAAAAATATATTTGATTCATTATATGATGGTATTTTAATAATAGATAAAAATGGTATTGTTTTATATACAAATCCATCATACACTAGAATAACCAAAATCAATAAAGAAGATATAGAAAACAAAAGATTATTAGATGTTAGAAAAGATAGTCACCTTACAAAAGTTATGAAAACTGGTATTAAAGAAATAGGACAATATAGAACAATTAATAATATAAAGTATATTGTAAATATGGTTCCTATTATTGAAGAAGGAAAAATTGTTGGTGGAATTTCAGTTTTAAATGATATGCAGGACATACAAAAAAATCTTGATAAAACCTTAGCTATTTTAGATAATTTAAAAGAAAAAGTAAAGATATTAAATAAGAGTAAATATAATTTTGATTCTATTATAGCAGTTGATAAAAATAGTATAGAAATAAAAAATTATTCAAAAAAAATTTCTTTAAATGATTCTAATATATTAATAACTGGAGAAAGTGGAACAGGAAAAAAAATATATGCTCACGCAATACATAATAGAAGTAATAGGGCATCTTTTCCTTTTATATCAATAAATTGCACGACTTTTTCAAAAGAAAACTTAGAAAAAGAATTATTTGGTTCAGAACAAGATGTTTTTTATGATGAAAAAAGGAGAAAAATTGGATTATTGCAATTAGTTGATGGAGGAACTCTATTTTTAGATGAAATATCTGAACTTGATTATTCTCTTCAAACAAAATTATTACATGTTCTACAAGAAAAAACTTTGACTCAAATAGGGAGGTTAAAAGAAATTCCCATAGATTTTAGGTTGATATGTACAACAAATAAAGATTTATTAGAATTAGTTAATCAAGGTAAATTTAGAAAGGATTTATATTATAGAATATCTGTAATTCCTTTAAAATTATTACCATTAAAAAACAGAAGGGGTGATATTCCAGCTTTAGCAGATAAATTTTTAAAAGATTTATCAAAAAAATATAGAAAAGAAGTATCATTTTCTGAAGATGTGATAAAATTATTATCAAATTATGATTGGTCTGGAAATATAAGAGAATTAAGAAATATTGTTGAGTTTTTATTTAATACATCAGATAGTACCATTATTACCATTGAAGACTTACCAGATTATTTATATATCAGTAAAGAAAATGAACATTATAAAAATTTAAATGATTATTTAAAAGAATGTGAAAAAAAATATATAAAAAAGATTTTAAATAATTTTGATAATAGTTTAGAGGGTAAAAAACAGGCAGCTAAATTATTAGAGATTTCACTTGCTACTTTATATAATAAACTTTCTTAA
- a CDS encoding CitMHS family transporter, which produces MLALLGFLTVIVLLVVIMCKKMNPVVALILVPIVFGIIGGFGFELPKFILEGIKSIAPTGTMFIFAILFFGILTDAGTFQPIINKILEKVGKDPVKITIGTAILAMLVHLDGSGAVTFLITIPAMLPLYNALGMRKTTLATVTALGAGVMNILPWGGPTLRAATSLKMPVTDLFNPLLIPFFSGLIFVLIVAFYLGKQEKKILINHENIEIQKEETNKEKISKTLFLINILIIIVTIGFLISGKVNPTVVFMIAFSIALMINYPDTKKQKEIIDNHAKEALMMASILFAAGAFIGIMQKSEMITAMSNFLVESIPESLGKYLPTLTGILSMPASLLFDPDSFYFGILPILSNTAAQFNIPAYAVGRAAILGQMTTGFPVSPLTGSTFLLIGLTGVELGEHQKKTIPYAFLATIIMLGVAIVTGALYR; this is translated from the coding sequence ATGTTAGCTTTATTAGGTTTTTTAACAGTAATTGTTTTATTAGTAGTTATTATGTGTAAAAAAATGAATCCAGTAGTAGCCCTTATTCTAGTACCAATAGTTTTTGGAATTATAGGAGGATTTGGATTTGAATTACCTAAATTTATTTTAGAAGGAATAAAATCAATAGCTCCAACAGGAACAATGTTTATATTTGCAATTTTATTTTTTGGTATATTGACAGATGCTGGAACTTTTCAACCAATAATTAATAAGATATTAGAAAAAGTGGGAAAAGATCCAGTTAAAATTACAATAGGAACAGCAATTTTAGCAATGCTTGTCCATTTGGATGGTTCAGGAGCAGTTACATTTTTAATAACAATTCCAGCGATGTTACCTTTATACAATGCATTAGGAATGAGAAAAACAACTTTGGCAACTGTTACAGCTTTAGGTGCTGGAGTTATGAATATATTACCTTGGGGAGGACCAACATTAAGGGCAGCAACATCTTTAAAAATGCCAGTAACCGATTTATTTAATCCTTTATTAATACCTTTTTTTAGTGGTTTAATTTTTGTATTAATAGTAGCATTTTATTTAGGTAAACAAGAAAAGAAAATATTAATTAACCATGAAAATATTGAAATACAAAAAGAAGAAACAAATAAAGAAAAAATTTCTAAGACATTATTTTTAATAAATATACTAATAATAATTGTAACAATAGGATTTTTAATAAGTGGAAAAGTAAATCCAACAGTTGTATTTATGATAGCATTTTCAATAGCATTAATGATAAATTATCCTGATACAAAAAAACAAAAAGAAATTATAGACAATCATGCAAAAGAAGCATTAATGATGGCTAGTATCTTATTTGCTGCTGGAGCTTTTATTGGAATAATGCAAAAATCAGAAATGATTACTGCAATGTCAAATTTTTTAGTAGAGTCTATTCCAGAATCATTAGGAAAATATTTACCTACTTTAACAGGTATTTTAAGTATGCCTGCTAGTTTATTATTTGACCCTGATTCATTCTATTTTGGAATATTACCAATTTTATCTAATACAGCAGCACAGTTTAATATACCAGCTTATGCAGTAGGAAGAGCAGCAATATTAGGACAAATGACAACAGGTTTCCCAGTATCTCCTTTAACAGGATCTACATTCTTGTTGATTGGATTAACTGGTGTAGAACTTGGTGAACACCAAAAAAAGACTATTCCTTATGCATTTTTAGCAACAATAATCATGTTAGGTGTAGCAATAGTAACAGGAGCTCTGTATAGATAA
- a CDS encoding acyclic terpene utilization AtuA family protein produces MKKIRIASGAGYAGDRIEPAIDVMKNGDIDYIAFECLAERTIAIAQSEKLKNPDKGYNNLLEERFNEILPICSEKKIKVITNMGAANPLAAVKKIKEIANLKNIKNLKLAAVIGDDISANLNKYRENNILELNKKLSEISDTLVSANAYLGVEGIVEALENNADIIITGRCADPSLFLAPLIYEFNWDKDDADLIAKGIMIGHLLECGAQVSGGYYSVPTKDDVKDLWNVGFPIAEVSENGDVLITKTETTSGKVTIDTCKEQLIYEIHNPKEYITPDGIADFTTISLKKIDKNKVFLTGATGKKKPDTLKVSIGYKDCFIGEAGISYGGSLALEKAKEAKEVLEKRLEFRKIPYDEIRFDYIGLNSLYEDKISNLIKKENSFSEVRLRVAIRTKTREAAKKVVDEVETLYTNGPSGGGGVSKAIEEVVSICSIFIPREDIQIKVIYEEV; encoded by the coding sequence ATGAAAAAGATAAGAATAGCATCCGGTGCAGGATATGCAGGAGATCGCATTGAACCAGCAATAGATGTTATGAAAAATGGAGATATTGATTATATAGCATTTGAATGCTTAGCAGAAAGAACAATTGCTATAGCACAATCAGAAAAGTTAAAAAATCCTGATAAAGGATACAATAATTTATTAGAAGAAAGATTTAATGAAATTTTACCAATATGTAGTGAGAAAAAAATAAAAGTAATAACTAATATGGGAGCAGCAAATCCACTTGCAGCAGTAAAAAAAATAAAAGAAATTGCTAATTTAAAAAATATTAAAAATTTAAAATTAGCTGCTGTTATTGGAGATGATATTTCAGCTAATTTAAATAAATATAGAGAAAATAATATTTTAGAATTAAATAAAAAATTATCTGAAATATCCGATACTCTTGTGTCTGCTAATGCTTATCTTGGTGTTGAAGGAATTGTGGAAGCATTAGAAAATAATGCTGATATTATCATAACTGGAAGATGTGCAGATCCATCATTATTCTTAGCACCTTTAATATATGAATTTAATTGGGATAAAGATGATGCTGATTTAATAGCTAAGGGAATAATGATAGGACATTTACTTGAATGTGGTGCACAAGTTTCAGGAGGATATTATTCAGTTCCTACTAAAGATGATGTGAAAGATTTATGGAATGTAGGTTTTCCTATTGCAGAAGTTTCTGAAAATGGTGATGTATTAATTACCAAGACAGAAACAACATCAGGAAAAGTAACAATAGATACCTGTAAAGAGCAATTAATTTATGAAATTCATAATCCTAAAGAATACATTACCCCAGATGGAATAGCAGACTTTACAACAATTTCTTTAAAAAAAATTGATAAAAATAAAGTATTTCTTACAGGAGCAACTGGAAAGAAGAAACCAGATACTTTAAAAGTTAGTATAGGTTACAAAGATTGCTTTATTGGAGAAGCTGGAATTAGTTATGGAGGTTCCCTAGCATTAGAGAAAGCAAAAGAAGCAAAAGAAGTTTTAGAAAAAAGATTAGAATTTAGAAAAATACCCTATGATGAAATAAGATTTGATTATATTGGTTTAAATTCTCTTTATGAAGATAAAATTTCAAACTTAATAAAAAAAGAAAATTCTTTTTCAGAAGTAAGATTAAGAGTTGCTATAAGGACTAAAACAAGAGAAGCCGCCAAAAAAGTTGTAGATGAAGTAGAAACTTTATATACAAATGGACCTTCAGGTGGAGGTGGAGTAAGTAAGGCAATAGAAGAAGTTGTTTCTATATGTTCAATCTTTATTCCTAGAGAAGATATACAAATTAAAGTTATCTATGAGGAGGTTTAA
- a CDS encoding AtuA-related protein, protein MKLLDIAHSRTGDKGNISNISLIVYDEKNYSLIKEKVTAEKVKEYFSDIVKGKVVRYELDNLWALNFVMYDALGGGVTRSLAIDKHGKSLSSALLEMEI, encoded by the coding sequence ATGAAATTATTAGATATTGCACATTCAAGAACTGGTGATAAAGGAAATATATCAAATATATCTTTAATAGTGTATGATGAAAAAAATTATTCTTTAATAAAAGAAAAAGTTACTGCTGAAAAAGTAAAAGAATATTTTTCTGATATAGTAAAAGGAAAAGTTGTAAGATATGAATTAGATAATCTATGGGCATTAAATTTTGTGATGTATGATGCTTTAGGAGGAGGGGTAACTCGTTCACTTGCAATAGATAAACATGGTAAATCATTATCATCAGCACTTTTAGAAATGGAAATATAA
- the hcp gene encoding hydroxylamine reductase, which yields MNKMFCYQCQETAKGTGCTTLGVCGKTSETSGLQDLLLYTEKGVAAYSIIFRKEGKAKELIKNKVNRYLINSLFITITNANFDDDAILDEIKVGLKLREELKALATDEEKKEAEKYGVDLVNWYYESDEDLIKFSENQSVVGVIRTENEDIRSLRELVMYGLKGMAAYAEHAFNLGKTSEEIFAFIEKALLGTMNNNLTADELVALVIETGEYGVKVMALLDEANTSALGTPEITKVKIGAGKRPGILISGHDLWDLKQLLEQSKDSGVDIYTHSEMLPGHGYPELKKYSHFYGNYGNAWWDQRKDFTNFNGPIVFTTNCIVPPLKNASYKDRVFTTNAAGYPGWKRIKINADGTKDFSEVIELAKTCQPPVEVESGEIIVGFAHNQILSLADKIVENIKSGAIKRFIVMSGCDGRMTQRHYYTEFAENLPKDTIILTSGCAKYKYNKLNLGDINGIPRVLDAGQCNDSYSWAVVALKLKEVFGLNDINELPLVFNIAWYEQKAVIVLLALLYLGVKNIHLGPTLPGFLSPNVAKVLVENFGIAGITTVEEDLKKFGLYNDSALAIANQETLNEARI from the coding sequence ATGAATAAAATGTTTTGTTATCAATGTCAAGAAACTGCTAAGGGAACTGGCTGCACAACATTAGGAGTTTGTGGAAAAACATCTGAAACATCAGGATTACAAGATTTATTATTATACACAGAAAAAGGAGTTGCAGCATATAGTATAATTTTTAGAAAAGAAGGTAAAGCAAAGGAATTAATAAAAAATAAAGTAAATAGATATCTTATTAACTCACTTTTTATAACAATTACAAATGCTAACTTTGATGATGATGCTATATTAGATGAAATAAAAGTAGGATTAAAGTTAAGAGAAGAATTAAAAGCTTTAGCAACTGATGAAGAAAAGAAAGAAGCTGAAAAATATGGAGTTGATTTAGTAAATTGGTATTATGAATCAGATGAAGATTTGATTAAATTTTCTGAAAATCAATCAGTAGTTGGAGTTATAAGAACAGAAAATGAGGATATTAGATCTTTAAGAGAATTAGTGATGTATGGACTAAAAGGAATGGCAGCTTACGCAGAACATGCTTTTAATTTAGGAAAAACAAGTGAAGAAATATTTGCTTTTATTGAAAAAGCTCTTTTGGGTACTATGAATAATAATTTAACAGCAGATGAATTAGTGGCTTTAGTAATAGAAACAGGAGAATATGGAGTAAAAGTAATGGCATTACTAGATGAAGCTAATACATCAGCATTAGGAACACCTGAAATTACAAAAGTAAAAATTGGAGCTGGAAAAAGACCAGGAATCTTAATTAGTGGACATGACTTATGGGATTTAAAACAATTATTAGAACAAAGTAAAGATTCAGGGGTAGATATCTACACTCACTCAGAAATGTTACCAGGACATGGATATCCTGAATTAAAGAAATATTCTCATTTCTATGGAAACTATGGAAATGCTTGGTGGGATCAAAGAAAAGATTTTACAAACTTTAATGGACCTATTGTTTTTACAACTAACTGTATAGTTCCACCATTAAAGAATGCTTCATATAAAGATAGAGTATTTACAACAAATGCTGCTGGATATCCAGGATGGAAAAGAATAAAAATTAATGCAGATGGAACAAAAGATTTCTCAGAAGTTATAGAACTTGCAAAAACTTGTCAACCACCAGTAGAAGTAGAAAGTGGAGAAATAATTGTTGGTTTTGCACATAATCAAATTTTGAGTTTAGCTGATAAAATAGTAGAAAATATAAAATCAGGAGCAATTAAAAGATTTATTGTAATGAGTGGTTGTGATGGAAGAATGACACAAAGACATTACTATACAGAATTTGCTGAAAACTTACCAAAAGATACAATTATTTTAACTTCTGGTTGTGCTAAATATAAGTATAATAAATTAAACTTAGGAGATATTAATGGTATTCCAAGAGTATTAGATGCTGGACAATGTAATGACTCTTATTCTTGGGCAGTAGTAGCACTTAAATTAAAAGAAGTTTTTGGTTTAAATGATATAAATGAGTTGCCATTAGTATTTAATATAGCTTGGTATGAACAAAAAGCAGTAATAGTTTTACTTGCATTATTATACTTAGGAGTTAAAAATATTCATCTTGGACCAACATTACCAGGTTTCTTATCTCCAAATGTAGCAAAAGTTTTAGTAGAAAACTTTGGTATAGCTGGAATTACAACTGTTGAAGAAGATTTAAAGAAATTTGGATTATATAATGATTCTGCATTAGCTATTGCAAATCAAGAAACTTTAAATGAAGCTAGAATTTAA
- the panF gene encoding sodium/pantothenate symporter, with protein MNKILIIMPILIYLVAMLFIAYRVTSIKNSSKSFTNEYYLGSRSMGGFVLAMTIVATYVGASSFIGGPGIAYNLGLGWVLLACIQVPTAFFTLGVLGKKLSIISRKLNAITIFDVLKARYNNSFLNVLSSIMLIVFFISAIVAQFIGGARLFEAVTGLSYVTGLIIFSSVVIIYTTFGGFRAVTLTDAIQAVVMFAATIVLFVVILKNGNGMENIMMKIKDIDPNLLRPNSGGNIAKPFIMSFWILVGIGVLGLPATTIRCMAFKNTKAMHNAMIIGTSLVGILVLGMHLVGVMGRAVIPNLQEVDKIIPILALKNLYPILAGVFIGGPLAAVMSSVDSLLIVSSSTLIKDLYVTYLDKNASENKIKKISIWTSFLIGVLVFILSIKPISLIAWVNLFAFGGQEIIFFCPLILGLYWKRANATGAIISIFSGIITYLSLEILKTKIYALHNIVPGLVVAIIFFIIGSYFGKKSDEKTIKIFFEY; from the coding sequence ATGAATAAAATTTTAATTATAATGCCAATATTAATTTATTTAGTAGCTATGTTATTTATTGCTTATAGAGTTACCAGCATCAAAAATAGCTCTAAAAGTTTTACAAATGAATATTATCTTGGTAGCAGATCTATGGGAGGATTTGTACTTGCAATGACAATAGTTGCAACCTATGTTGGAGCTAGCTCATTCATAGGAGGACCGGGGATTGCATATAATCTTGGGCTTGGTTGGGTACTGCTTGCTTGTATACAAGTACCAACTGCATTTTTTACCTTAGGTGTTCTTGGAAAAAAACTTTCTATTATTTCAAGAAAATTAAATGCTATAACAATTTTTGATGTATTAAAAGCTAGATATAATAATAGTTTTTTAAATGTTCTATCTTCTATAATGTTAATAGTATTCTTTATAAGTGCAATTGTTGCACAATTTATAGGAGGAGCTAGATTATTTGAAGCAGTTACCGGACTTTCTTATGTAACAGGACTTATAATTTTCTCATCTGTTGTTATAATCTATACTACTTTTGGAGGATTTAGAGCTGTTACTTTAACAGATGCTATTCAAGCAGTGGTTATGTTTGCTGCAACTATTGTACTTTTTGTTGTGATATTAAAAAATGGTAATGGAATGGAAAATATTATGATGAAAATTAAAGATATTGACCCTAATCTTTTAAGACCAAATTCAGGTGGAAATATTGCTAAACCATTTATAATGTCTTTTTGGATTTTAGTTGGAATAGGAGTTTTAGGACTACCTGCAACTACTATAAGATGTATGGCATTTAAAAATACAAAAGCTATGCATAATGCTATGATAATTGGTACATCTCTTGTTGGAATTTTAGTTTTAGGTATGCACTTAGTTGGAGTTATGGGAAGAGCTGTTATTCCTAATTTACAAGAAGTAGATAAAATTATCCCAATATTAGCACTTAAAAATTTATACCCAATACTTGCAGGTGTTTTTATAGGTGGTCCTCTTGCAGCTGTAATGTCATCAGTTGATTCACTACTGATAGTATCATCTTCAACTTTAATAAAAGATTTATATGTTACTTATTTAGATAAGAATGCTAGTGAAAATAAAATAAAGAAAATCTCAATATGGACTTCATTTTTAATAGGAGTTTTAGTATTTATTCTTTCTATAAAACCAATAAGTTTAATTGCTTGGGTAAACTTATTTGCCTTTGGAGGACAAGAAATTATATTTTTCTGTCCATTAATTTTAGGACTTTATTGGAAAAGAGCAAATGCAACAGGTGCAATCATTTCAATATTTTCTGGAATTATAACATATTTAAGTCTTGAAATATTAAAAACTAAAATTTATGCTTTACACAATATAGTTCCAGGGCTTGTAGTTGCTATAATATTTTTTATAATAGGTTCATATTTTGGAAAAAAATCTGATGAAAAAACTATAAAAATATTTTTTGAATATTAA
- a CDS encoding YhdT family protein → MDKDSKRNSISKQINKEVLITIVLYLIYFIWWYYFAYEYSSYNVEEYKYILGLPEWFFYSCVVGLVLINILVYICVKFFFKDIDFDKYNESDKK, encoded by the coding sequence ATGGATAAAGATAGTAAAAGAAATAGTATTTCCAAACAAATTAATAAAGAGGTTTTAATTACAATAGTGCTTTATTTAATTTATTTTATTTGGTGGTATTATTTTGCTTATGAATATTCTTCTTATAATGTTGAAGAATACAAATATATACTAGGTTTACCTGAATGGTTTTTCTATTCTTGTGTTGTTGGATTAGTTCTTATAAATATTTTAGTATATATTTGTGTAAAATTTTTCTTTAAAGATATTGACTTTGATAAATATAATGAATCTGATAAAAAATAA
- a CDS encoding YadA C-terminal domain-containing protein, whose translation MKNKLFDIILFVFLLNNINIFSSNDTIKEVEPIESIHSDEKKSVSSDIIDKENIISENSLSEESILEAPRKDYTSDELKTTNIISTNKDLKTNKKEENSREDKFEEITDRTNRITALGSAMGAVDLSKIPTKKFRVGAGVGHSAKNQAVAVGIGYAPTERLRLNTKVSTTTNSTKSNRSNGISIGASYDLDW comes from the coding sequence ATGAAAAATAAATTATTTGATATTATTCTATTTGTTTTTTTATTAAATAATATTAATATTTTCTCTTCCAATGATACTATCAAAGAAGTTGAGCCTATTGAATCAATACATTCTGATGAAAAAAAATCTGTTTCTTCTGATATTATTGATAAAGAAAATATTATTTCTGAAAATTCTTTATCAGAAGAGAGTATTTTGGAAGCTCCAAGAAAAGATTATACTTCTGATGAATTAAAAACTACAAATATAATAAGTACAAATAAAGATTTAAAAACTAATAAAAAAGAAGAAAATAGCCGAGAAGATAAATTTGAAGAAATTACTGATAGAACAAATAGAATAACAGCCTTAGGCTCTGCTATGGGAGCCGTTGATTTAAGTAAAATTCCTACTAAGAAATTTAGAGTGGGAGCTGGTGTTGGACATTCAGCTAAGAATCAAGCTGTTGCTGTGGGAATTGGTTATGCTCCAACAGAAAGATTAAGACTTAATACAAAAGTATCTACTACCACAAATTCTACTAAATCTAATAGATCAAATGGTATTTCTATAGGAGCTTCTTATGATTTAGATTGGTAA